One window of the Thermoleophilaceae bacterium genome contains the following:
- the fusA gene encoding elongation factor G: MPRKISLEKTRNIGIMAHIDAGKTTTTERILFYTGRTHKLGEVHEGAAVMDWMEQEQERGITITSAATTASWRDYRINIIDTPGHVDFTVEVERSLRVLDGAIALFDSVAGVEPQSETVWRQADKYRVPRIAYINKMDRTGANFDQSVKTMEDRLGAKAIPIQLPIGAEGDFTGLVDLIGMKAIVYKDELGKDWEVVDLPADQIERAEAARTHLLEAVAEYDDELMEAYLAEEDIDTDRLKAAIRKATLDITITPVFCGSSFKNKGVQPLLDAVLDYLPSPLDVPPVQGLEPVKGEEDRPAVRNASDEEPFSALAFKVMSDPFVGKLTYFRVYSGKLGAGGRVLNSATGRTERAGRILMMHANDREEQEEIYAGDIAAAVGLKQTSTGDTLCAPDAPIRLETIDFPEPVVHVSIEPKTKADQEKMSVALGRLAEEDPTFNVRTDEETGQTVISGMGELHLEVIVDRMRREFNVEAAVGRPQVAYRETVRGEATKIEGKFIRQTGGSGQYGVVYINIEPAPGEGFDFVNKIKGGSVPSEFIPAVEKGIEEALETGVRAGYPMVDVRVTLTDGKYHDTDSSEIAFKVAGSLALQEAAKRAKPVILEPIMAVEVTTPQEFVGDVIGDLSRRRGRVEGQEPRGNAIVVQASVPLSEMFGYATDVRSNTQGRATYSMQFDRYEEVPASIAEEIVEHRTGEPVGAGA, from the coding sequence ATGCCACGAAAGATTTCACTCGAGAAGACCCGCAACATCGGGATCATGGCGCACATCGACGCCGGCAAGACCACCACGACCGAGCGCATCCTGTTCTACACGGGCCGCACCCACAAGCTCGGCGAGGTGCACGAGGGCGCCGCCGTCATGGATTGGATGGAGCAGGAGCAGGAGCGCGGGATCACCATCACCTCGGCGGCCACCACCGCCTCCTGGCGCGACTACCGCATCAACATCATCGACACGCCGGGGCACGTCGACTTCACCGTCGAGGTCGAGCGCTCACTGCGCGTCCTCGACGGCGCCATCGCCCTCTTCGACTCCGTCGCCGGCGTGGAGCCCCAGTCCGAGACGGTCTGGCGCCAGGCGGACAAGTACCGCGTGCCGCGCATCGCCTACATCAACAAGATGGACCGCACGGGCGCGAACTTCGACCAGTCGGTCAAGACGATGGAGGACCGCCTGGGCGCCAAGGCGATCCCGATCCAGCTTCCGATCGGCGCCGAGGGCGACTTCACGGGCCTCGTCGACCTCATCGGGATGAAGGCCATCGTCTACAAGGACGAGCTCGGCAAGGACTGGGAGGTGGTCGACCTGCCCGCCGACCAGATCGAGCGCGCCGAGGCGGCGCGCACGCACCTGCTCGAGGCCGTCGCCGAGTACGACGACGAGCTGATGGAGGCCTACCTCGCCGAGGAGGACATCGACACCGACCGCCTCAAGGCCGCCATCCGCAAGGCAACGCTCGACATCACGATCACCCCGGTCTTCTGCGGCTCGTCCTTCAAGAACAAGGGCGTGCAGCCGCTGCTCGACGCGGTGCTGGACTACCTTCCGAGCCCGCTCGACGTCCCGCCGGTGCAGGGGCTGGAACCCGTCAAGGGCGAGGAGGACCGTCCCGCCGTCCGCAATGCCTCCGACGAGGAGCCCTTCTCGGCGCTCGCGTTCAAGGTCATGTCCGACCCGTTCGTCGGCAAGCTCACCTATTTCCGCGTGTACTCCGGCAAGCTCGGCGCCGGCGGGCGCGTGCTCAACTCGGCCACCGGCCGCACCGAGCGTGCGGGGCGCATCCTGATGATGCACGCCAACGACCGCGAGGAGCAGGAGGAGATCTACGCGGGTGACATCGCCGCGGCGGTCGGCCTCAAGCAGACCTCCACCGGCGACACGCTGTGTGCGCCCGACGCTCCCATCAGGCTCGAGACGATCGACTTCCCCGAGCCGGTCGTGCACGTCTCCATCGAGCCCAAGACCAAGGCCGACCAGGAGAAGATGTCGGTCGCGCTCGGGCGCCTGGCCGAGGAGGACCCCACCTTCAACGTGCGCACCGACGAGGAGACCGGCCAGACCGTGATCTCCGGCATGGGCGAGCTCCACCTCGAGGTCATCGTGGACCGCATGCGGCGCGAGTTCAACGTCGAGGCCGCCGTCGGCCGCCCGCAGGTGGCCTACCGCGAGACCGTGCGCGGCGAGGCCACGAAGATCGAGGGCAAGTTCATCCGCCAGACCGGTGGCTCGGGCCAGTACGGCGTGGTCTACATCAACATCGAGCCGGCGCCGGGCGAGGGCTTCGACTTCGTCAACAAGATCAAGGGCGGCTCCGTGCCCTCGGAGTTCATCCCCGCGGTCGAGAAGGGCATCGAGGAGGCGCTGGAGACGGGCGTGCGCGCCGGCTACCCGATGGTCGACGTCCGCGTGACGCTCACCGACGGCAAGTACCACGACACCGACTCGTCGGAGATCGCCTTCAAGGTCGCCGGGTCGCTGGCGCTCCAGGAGGCCGCCAAGCGCGCCAAGCCCGTCATCCTGGAGCCGATCATGGCCGTCGAGGTCACCACGCCGCAGGAGTTCGTCGGCGACGTCATCGGCGACCTCTCCCGCCGGCGCGGCCGCGTCGAGGGCCAGGAGCCGCGTGGCAACGCGATCGTGGTCCAGGCCAGCGTGCCGCTGTCGGAGATGTTCGGGTACGCCACCGACGTGCGCTCGAACACCCAGGGCCGGGCCACCTATTCGATGCAGTTCGACCGCTACGAGGAGGTCCCGGCGAGCATCGCCGAGGAGATCGTCGAGCACCGCACCGGCGAGCCGGTCGGGGCGGGCGCATAA
- the tuf gene encoding elongation factor Tu, which translates to MAKEKFERDKPHVNVGTIGHIDHGKTTLTAAITKVLSETYGGQARSFEEIDNAPEEKERGITIATSHVEYETDKRHYAHVDCPGHADYVKNMITGAAQMDGAILVVSAADGPMPQTREHILLARQVGVPYIVVFLNKADMVDDEELLELVEVEVRELLSEYDFPGDDTPFVTGSALKALEGDEEHTKKIVELAEHLDAYIPEPERELDKPFLMPVEDVFSITGRGTVATGRIEQGVVNTGDTIEIVGIKEATDTTVVTGVEMFRKILDQGQAGDNVGCLLRGTKREDIERGQVLCKPGSINPHTKFKAEVYCLKKEEGGRHTPFFTGYRPQFYFRTTDVTGVANLPEGTEMVMPGDNVTMSIELIQPIAMDQGLRFAIREGGRTVGSGVVTEIVE; encoded by the coding sequence GTGGCGAAGGAGAAGTTCGAGCGCGACAAGCCGCACGTCAACGTCGGCACCATCGGTCACATCGACCACGGCAAGACCACGCTGACGGCGGCGATCACGAAGGTGCTCTCCGAGACCTACGGCGGCCAGGCGCGCAGCTTCGAGGAGATCGACAACGCTCCTGAGGAGAAGGAGCGCGGCATCACGATCGCCACGTCGCACGTCGAGTACGAGACGGACAAGCGCCATTACGCGCACGTCGACTGTCCCGGGCACGCCGACTACGTGAAGAACATGATCACGGGCGCCGCCCAGATGGACGGCGCGATCCTCGTGGTCTCCGCGGCCGACGGCCCGATGCCCCAGACGCGCGAGCACATCCTGCTCGCCCGCCAGGTCGGTGTCCCCTACATCGTCGTGTTCCTCAACAAGGCCGACATGGTCGACGACGAGGAGCTGCTCGAGCTCGTCGAGGTCGAGGTGCGGGAACTGCTCTCGGAGTACGACTTCCCGGGCGACGACACCCCGTTCGTAACGGGCTCCGCGCTGAAGGCGCTCGAGGGCGACGAGGAGCACACGAAGAAGATCGTGGAGCTCGCCGAGCACCTCGATGCCTACATCCCGGAGCCCGAGCGCGAACTGGACAAGCCGTTCCTGATGCCGGTCGAGGACGTCTTCTCGATCACGGGCCGCGGCACCGTCGCCACCGGCCGCATCGAGCAGGGCGTGGTCAACACCGGCGACACGATCGAGATCGTGGGCATCAAGGAGGCCACGGACACCACGGTGGTCACCGGCGTCGAGATGTTCCGCAAGATCCTCGACCAGGGTCAGGCCGGCGACAACGTCGGCTGCCTGCTGCGCGGCACCAAGCGCGAGGACATCGAGCGCGGCCAGGTGCTCTGCAAGCCCGGTTCGATCAACCCGCACACCAAGTTCAAGGCCGAGGTCTACTGCCTGAAGAAGGAGGAGGGCGGCCGCCACACGCCGTTCTTCACGGGCTACCGCCCGCAGTTCTACTTCCGCACCACGGACGTCACCGGCGTCGCCAACCTGCCCGAGGGCACGGAGATGGTCATGCCGGGCGACAACGTCACGATGTCGATCGAGCTGATCCAGCCGATCGCCATGGATCAGGGCCTCCGGTTCGCGATCCGCGAGGGCGGTCGGACCGTCGGCTCGGGGGTGGTGACCGAGATCGTCGAGTAG
- the rpsJ gene encoding 30S ribosomal protein S10, which yields MTQNKIRIRLKAYDHSAIEVAAREIVDTAQRTGASVSGPVPLPTEKNVYCVIRSPFKDKDSREHFEIRTHKRLIDIHQPTPKTVDSLQRLDHLPAGVDIQIQLV from the coding sequence ATCACCCAGAACAAGATCCGCATCCGCCTCAAGGCGTACGACCACTCGGCGATCGAGGTGGCTGCCAGGGAGATCGTGGACACCGCCCAGCGCACCGGCGCCAGCGTGTCCGGGCCCGTGCCCCTGCCCACGGAGAAGAACGTCTACTGCGTCATCCGCAGCCCGTTCAAGGACAAGGACTCGCGTGAGCACTTCGAGATCCGCACGCACAAGCGGCTGATCGACATCCACCAGCCCACGCCGAAGACCGTCGACTCCCTCCAGCGCCTGGATCACCTCCCGGCAGGCGTCGACATCCAGATCCAACTCGTATGA
- the rplC gene encoding 50S ribosomal protein L3: MAALLGKKLGMTQVFAEDGRVERVTVVEAGPCWVTGIRTHERDGYEAVQLAFGESTEKALNKPLLGHLAKADAPALRHVAEFRDEAGELQVGEQVTVEVFEQGDTVKVSGVSKGKGFQGTVKRHNFSKGPVSHGSHNVRAPGSIGASATPSRVFKGIRGPGQMGNKRITQKGLTVVGVIPGDNLLLLRGSVPGRKGTRVEIRTDS; encoded by the coding sequence ATGGCCGCGCTCCTCGGGAAGAAGCTCGGCATGACCCAGGTCTTCGCCGAGGACGGCCGCGTCGAGCGCGTGACCGTGGTCGAGGCCGGGCCCTGCTGGGTCACCGGCATCCGCACGCACGAGCGCGACGGCTACGAGGCCGTCCAGCTGGCGTTCGGCGAGTCCACCGAGAAGGCGCTCAACAAGCCGCTGCTCGGCCATCTCGCGAAGGCCGATGCCCCGGCGCTGCGCCATGTGGCGGAGTTCCGCGACGAGGCGGGCGAGCTCCAGGTGGGGGAGCAGGTCACCGTGGAGGTCTTCGAGCAGGGCGACACCGTCAAGGTGTCGGGCGTCTCCAAGGGCAAGGGCTTCCAGGGGACCGTCAAGCGGCACAACTTCAGCAAGGGCCCGGTCAGCCACGGCTCGCACAACGTCCGCGCCCCGGGCTCGATCGGCGCCTCGGCCACGCCCTCGCGCGTCTTCAAGGGAATCCGCGGGCCGGGGCAGATGGGCAACAAGCGCATCACGCAGAAGGGCCTCACGGTGGTCGGCGTGATCCCGGGGGACAACCTCCTGCTGCTGCGCGGCTCGGTGCCGGGGCGCAAGGGCACGCGTGTCGAGATCAGGACGGACTCGTAG
- the rplD gene encoding 50S ribosomal protein L4 — protein MAKLSAPYIGKTGKVDLDDAVFGERFHMSLVHEAATAELNARRQGSSSTKTRGEVAMTGAKAWRQKGTGRARAGALSTPQRTGGGVAFGPKPRHYTVKVNRKARRRALRAALSVHADRGSLAVVDPAGFDAPSTKAAAEALSGFSEGRALVVLAGEGEDNAFKSFRNLSGVSIAAAADVGVADIIGASRLVLSPAALEHLTKVAAAR, from the coding sequence ATGGCCAAGCTCTCGGCCCCCTACATCGGCAAGACCGGCAAGGTCGACCTCGACGATGCCGTCTTCGGCGAGCGCTTCCACATGTCGCTCGTGCACGAGGCCGCCACGGCCGAGCTCAACGCCCGCCGCCAGGGCAGCTCGTCCACCAAGACCCGCGGCGAGGTGGCCATGACCGGCGCCAAGGCCTGGCGCCAGAAGGGCACGGGCCGCGCCCGGGCCGGCGCGCTCTCGACGCCCCAGCGCACGGGCGGCGGCGTCGCCTTCGGCCCCAAGCCGCGCCACTACACCGTCAAGGTCAACCGCAAGGCCCGGCGCCGGGCGCTGCGCGCGGCGCTCTCGGTGCACGCCGACCGTGGCAGCCTCGCCGTCGTGGACCCGGCGGGCTTCGACGCGCCGAGCACGAAGGCCGCCGCGGAAGCCCTGTCGGGCTTCAGCGAGGGCCGGGCGCTGGTGGTGCTCGCCGGCGAGGGCGAGGACAACGCGTTCAAGTCGTTCCGCAACCTGAGCGGCGTCTCCATTGCCGCCGCCGCCGACGTCGGCGTCGCCGACATCATCGGCGCGTCGCGCCTCGTGCTGTCGCCGGCCGCGCTCGAGCACCTAACCAAGGTGGCCGCGGCCCGATGA
- the rplW gene encoding 50S ribosomal protein L23, producing MNARNVIIRPVISEKSYALLAANKYTFRVHDQAHKTQIRQAVEEIFGVRVLDVRTARVNPKPKRRGWSTGKTRAWKKAVVQLHPDDTIELFEGQEVGE from the coding sequence ATGAACGCCCGCAATGTGATCATCCGTCCGGTCATCAGCGAGAAGAGCTATGCGCTGCTGGCGGCCAACAAGTACACGTTCCGCGTCCACGACCAGGCGCACAAGACGCAGATCCGCCAGGCCGTGGAGGAGATCTTCGGCGTGCGCGTGCTCGACGTCCGCACAGCGCGCGTCAACCCCAAGCCCAAGCGCCGCGGCTGGAGCACCGGCAAGACGCGCGCGTGGAAGAAGGCCGTGGTGCAACTCCATCCGGATGACACGATCGAGCTCTTCGAAGGTCAGGAAGTAGGCGAGTAA
- the rplB gene encoding 50S ribosomal protein L2 produces MPLKKPKPTSPGRRFATYADNAAVTRKGPEKSLVEGLTKSGGRNVHGRITSRHRGGGAKRLYRKIDFKRTKDGVPARVAAIEYDPNRTSYIALLHYTDGEKRYILAPANLRVGMTVLSGPSAEIQPGHCLALANIPTGTTVHSVELTPGRGGQLGRSAGTSVQLVAKEGPHATLRLPSGEMRMVAVTCRATIGAIGNAEHQNVDIGKAGRNRHKGKRPQTRGTAMNPVDHPHGGGEGSTTAGRHPVTPWGVPTLGYRTRKKNKPSDRYIVRGRRRGKKGGR; encoded by the coding sequence ATGCCCCTCAAGAAGCCCAAGCCCACCAGCCCAGGCCGCCGTTTCGCGACCTACGCGGACAACGCGGCGGTCACGCGCAAGGGCCCCGAGAAGTCGCTCGTCGAGGGCCTCACCAAGTCCGGGGGCCGCAACGTCCACGGGCGCATCACCTCACGCCACCGCGGCGGCGGCGCCAAGCGCCTCTACCGCAAGATCGACTTCAAGCGCACGAAGGACGGCGTGCCGGCACGGGTCGCCGCGATCGAGTACGACCCCAACCGCACGTCCTACATCGCGCTGCTCCACTACACCGACGGCGAGAAGCGCTACATCCTCGCGCCCGCCAACCTCAGGGTGGGGATGACGGTCCTCTCGGGCCCCAGCGCCGAGATCCAGCCGGGCCACTGCCTGGCGCTGGCCAACATCCCCACCGGCACCACGGTCCACTCGGTCGAGCTCACCCCCGGCCGCGGCGGTCAGCTCGGCCGTTCCGCCGGCACATCGGTCCAGCTCGTCGCGAAGGAGGGCCCGCACGCCACCCTGCGGCTGCCCTCGGGCGAGATGCGCATGGTGGCGGTGACCTGCCGCGCCACCATCGGCGCGATCGGCAACGCCGAGCACCAGAACGTGGACATCGGCAAGGCCGGCCGCAACCGGCACAAGGGCAAGCGCCCGCAGACGCGCGGCACCGCCATGAACCCCGTCGATCACCCGCACGGCGGCGGTGAGGGCTCCACCACGGCGGGTCGCCACCCGGTCACGCCCTGGGGCGTGCCCACGCTGGGCTACCGCACCCGCAAGAAGAACAAGCCGTCGGACCGCTACATCGTGCGCGGCCGCCGGCGTGGGAAGAAGGGAGGTCGCTAG
- the rpsS gene encoding 30S ribosomal protein S19, translating to MSRSSKKGPWVEERLMTRIEAMNASGSKQMVKTWSRASTIFPDMVGHTIAVHDGRKHVPVFVSESMVGHKLGEFAPTRMFRGHAGGERARMR from the coding sequence ATGTCCCGTTCGTCCAAGAAGGGGCCGTGGGTCGAGGAGCGCCTGATGACGCGCATCGAGGCGATGAACGCGTCGGGCAGCAAGCAGATGGTCAAGACCTGGTCCCGCGCGTCCACGATCTTCCCCGACATGGTCGGGCACACCATCGCCGTCCACGACGGCCGCAAGCACGTGCCCGTGTTCGTGTCGGAGTCCATGGTCGGCCACAAGCTCGGCGAGTTTGCGCCCACTCGGATGTTCCGCGGCCACGCCGGCGGTGAAAGGGCCAGGATGCGATGA
- the rplV gene encoding 50S ribosomal protein L22 translates to MVVRAKAKYVRTAPRKARLVVDHIRGKSVDDARAILQHTPRAASQDVLKLLNSAVANAENNHELLADELTVHQAYVDEGPTLKRYRPRAMGRATRIRKRTSHMTITLTPKE, encoded by the coding sequence GTGGTCGTGCGCGCCAAGGCCAAGTACGTCCGCACGGCGCCGCGCAAGGCGCGCCTCGTCGTCGATCACATCCGCGGCAAGTCGGTGGACGACGCGCGGGCTATCCTCCAACACACCCCGCGCGCGGCCTCGCAGGACGTGCTCAAGCTGCTGAACTCGGCGGTCGCCAACGCGGAGAACAACCACGAGCTCCTCGCCGACGAGCTCACGGTGCACCAGGCCTACGTGGACGAGGGGCCCACGCTCAAGCGCTACCGCCCCCGCGCCATGGGCCGCGCCACGCGCATCCGCAAGCGCACCAGCCACATGACCATCACCCTCACCCCGAAGGAGTAG
- the rplP gene encoding 50S ribosomal protein L16 — protein sequence MLQPKRVKHRKQHRGRMAGNSRGGTRVEFGEYGLKTLERGWITNRQIEAARIAMTRKIKRGGKVWINIFPDKPYTKKPAETRMGSGKGSPEGWVAVVKPGRVMFELAGVPEDLAREAMRLAGHKLPVKTKFVAREGAEQQ from the coding sequence ATGCTCCAGCCCAAGCGCGTCAAGCACCGCAAGCAGCACCGCGGCCGCATGGCCGGCAACTCGCGCGGCGGCACCCGCGTGGAGTTCGGCGAATACGGCCTGAAGACGCTCGAGCGCGGCTGGATCACGAACCGCCAGATCGAGGCCGCCCGTATCGCGATGACCCGCAAGATCAAGCGCGGCGGCAAGGTCTGGATCAACATCTTCCCGGACAAGCCCTATACGAAGAAGCCGGCCGAGACCCGCATGGGGTCGGGCAAGGGCTCGCCGGAGGGCTGGGTCGCCGTGGTCAAGCCCGGGCGCGTGATGTTCGAGCTGGCCGGCGTGCCGGAGGACCTCGCCCGCGAGGCCATGCGCCTCGCCGGCCACAAGCTGCCCGTGAAGACGAAGTTCGTGGCGCGCGAGGGGGCCGAGCAGCAGTGA
- the rpmC gene encoding 50S ribosomal protein L29 — protein MHNYADAQLVEFVGQAREELFNLRFQHATGQLENTARIKEAKKDLARGITVAKVRGIDVETELKRQSDEA, from the coding sequence GTGCATAACTACGCGGACGCGCAGCTCGTCGAGTTCGTCGGCCAGGCGCGCGAAGAGCTGTTCAACCTCCGCTTCCAGCACGCCACGGGCCAGCTGGAGAACACGGCCCGCATCAAGGAAGCCAAGAAGGATCTCGCTCGCGGCATCACGGTCGCGAAGGTGCGGGGGATCGACGTCGAGACAGAGTTGAAGCGACAGAGCGACGAGGCATGA
- the rpsQ gene encoding 30S ribosomal protein S17 yields MAPDRESTGRRRERQGVVVSAKPDKTITVRIDVTRRHREYKKIVRESSTLHAHDERNEAGEGDKVRVVESRPLSRSKRWRLVEILEKAR; encoded by the coding sequence ATCGCGCCGGATCGGGAGAGCACCGGCCGCCGGCGCGAGCGCCAGGGCGTCGTCGTGTCCGCCAAGCCGGACAAGACGATCACGGTGCGCATCGACGTCACCCGGCGCCACCGCGAGTACAAGAAGATCGTCCGCGAGTCCTCCACGCTCCATGCACACGACGAGCGCAACGAGGCCGGCGAGGGCGACAAGGTCCGCGTGGTCGAGAGCCGCCCGCTGTCGCGCTCCAAGCGCTGGCGCCTCGTGGAGATCCTGGAGAAGGCCCGGTAG
- the rplN gene encoding 50S ribosomal protein L14, which yields MIQPETRLRVADNTGAREILCIRVRGGSNRRYAGVGDIIVGTVKQAIPQGAVKKGEVVTAVVVRTKKQFGRDDGTYIAFDENAAVLIDVQNNPRGTRIFGPVARELRERNFMKIVSLAPEVL from the coding sequence ATGATCCAGCCCGAGACACGCCTGCGCGTGGCCGACAACACCGGCGCCCGCGAGATCCTCTGCATCCGCGTCCGCGGCGGCTCCAACCGCCGCTACGCCGGGGTGGGGGACATCATCGTCGGAACCGTCAAGCAGGCCATCCCGCAGGGCGCGGTCAAGAAGGGCGAGGTGGTCACCGCCGTCGTGGTCCGCACGAAGAAGCAGTTCGGTCGCGACGACGGCACCTACATCGCCTTCGACGAGAACGCCGCGGTGCTGATCGACGTGCAGAACAACCCGCGCGGCACCCGCATCTTCGGGCCGGTGGCGCGCGAGCTGCGCGAGCGCAACTTCATGAAGATCGTCTCCCTCGCGCCGGAGGTGCTCTGA
- the rplX gene encoding 50S ribosomal protein L24 encodes MALKIRRDDMVKVISGKEKGRTGRVLRVDPERDRVYVEGLNIVKRHQRPRSLRDAQRSQEIGGIVEKEGPIHVSNVMLLDPRNGEPTRVGIRREDGQRRRYAKKTGEVLD; translated from the coding sequence ATGGCGCTAAAGATCCGCAGGGACGACATGGTCAAGGTCATCTCCGGCAAGGAGAAGGGCCGCACGGGCCGCGTGCTCCGGGTCGACCCCGAGAGGGACCGCGTCTATGTCGAGGGCCTCAACATCGTCAAGCGCCACCAGCGCCCGCGTTCGCTGCGCGACGCCCAGCGCTCTCAGGAGATCGGCGGCATCGTGGAGAAGGAGGGCCCGATCCACGTGTCCAACGTGATGCTGCTCGACCCCAGGAACGGCGAACCCACGCGCGTCGGCATCCGGCGCGAGGACGGGCAGCGCAGGCGCTACGCGAAGAAGACCGGGGAGGTGCTCGACTGA
- a CDS encoding type Z 30S ribosomal protein S14 yields MAKTSQWVRSERPQKYKSREYHRCRRCGRSRAYFRKFGLCRICLRQVAHRGQIPGLTKSSW; encoded by the coding sequence GTGGCCAAGACGTCCCAGTGGGTGCGCTCCGAGCGCCCCCAGAAGTACAAGTCCCGCGAGTACCATCGCTGCCGGCGGTGCGGCCGCTCGCGCGCCTACTTCCGCAAGTTCGGCCTCTGCCGGATCTGTCTGCGGCAGGTTGCGCACCGCGGCCAGATCCCCGGCCTCACCAAGTCCAGCTGGTAA
- the rpsH gene encoding 30S ribosomal protein S8 produces MSVTDPVADLLTRIRNGLRADHEWVDMPASKFKLEITRILREQGYVESFSIEPAPVGQTLRVVLKYTDDRKPVISGIKRISTPGRRNYVDSTQIPKVLGGMGTAIISTSRGVMTGHDARRKGVGGEVVAYVW; encoded by the coding sequence ATGTCCGTAACCGATCCCGTCGCCGACCTTCTCACCCGCATCCGCAACGGCCTGCGGGCCGATCACGAGTGGGTGGACATGCCGGCGTCGAAGTTCAAGCTCGAGATCACCCGAATCCTGCGGGAGCAGGGCTATGTCGAGAGCTTCTCGATCGAGCCGGCGCCGGTGGGTCAGACGCTGCGCGTCGTGCTCAAGTACACCGACGACCGCAAGCCGGTGATCTCGGGCATCAAGCGCATCTCCACCCCCGGCCGGCGCAACTACGTCGACTCCACCCAGATCCCCAAGGTCCTCGGCGGCATGGGCACCGCCATCATCTCCACCTCCAGGGGCGTGATGACAGGCCACGACGCCCGCCGCAAGGGTGTTGGCGGCGAGGTCGTCGCGTACGTCTGGTAA
- the rplF gene encoding 50S ribosomal protein L6: protein MSRIGKQPITVPSGVTVSVEPELVRVNGPKGELSERISREMTVEQGGDEVLVKRPTDRGEHRALHGLTRSLIANMVVGVTDGYEKRLEIQGVGYRAQLKGKTIELAVGYSHPVQIEAPEGIEFEVPQQTQIVVRGISKQAVGEVAARIRKVRPPEPYKGKGIRYAGEYVARKVGKRA from the coding sequence ATGAGCCGCATCGGAAAGCAGCCCATCACCGTGCCCTCCGGCGTCACCGTCTCGGTGGAGCCGGAGCTCGTGCGCGTGAACGGGCCCAAGGGCGAGCTGTCCGAGCGCATCTCGCGCGAGATGACCGTGGAGCAGGGCGGCGACGAGGTGCTGGTCAAGCGGCCCACCGACCGCGGCGAGCACCGCGCGCTTCACGGCCTCACCCGCAGCCTGATCGCCAACATGGTCGTGGGCGTGACCGACGGCTACGAGAAGCGCCTGGAGATCCAGGGTGTGGGCTACCGCGCCCAGCTCAAGGGCAAGACCATCGAGCTGGCGGTGGGCTATTCCCATCCCGTCCAGATCGAGGCGCCCGAGGGCATCGAGTTCGAGGTCCCGCAGCAGACGCAGATCGTGGTGCGGGGCATCTCCAAGCAGGCCGTCGGCGAGGTTGCGGCGCGCATCCGCAAGGTCCGCCCGCCCGAGCCCTACAAGGGCAAGGGCATCCGCTACGCCGGCGAGTACGTCGCGCGGAAGGTGGGCAAGCGAGCATGA
- the rplR gene encoding 50S ribosomal protein L18: MSVSTRTAKRLRRRRRVRAKVRGSSQRPRLAVFRSNRGIQVQLIDDDRGHTLAAVTWTEQEVKDLDRMEAAKKVGELIAARAKEAGVETCVFDRGGYRYHGRVKALADGAREAGLTF; the protein is encoded by the coding sequence ATGAGCGTCTCGACGAGGACCGCCAAGCGCCTGCGCCGCCGCCGGCGCGTGCGCGCCAAGGTGCGCGGCAGCTCGCAGCGGCCGCGGCTGGCCGTGTTCCGCTCCAACCGCGGCATCCAGGTGCAGCTCATCGACGACGACAGGGGCCACACGCTGGCCGCCGTCACCTGGACCGAGCAGGAGGTCAAGGACCTCGATCGCATGGAGGCCGCCAAGAAGGTCGGCGAGCTCATCGCAGCGCGGGCCAAGGAGGCCGGCGTCGAGACCTGCGTCTTCGACCGCGGCGGCTATCGCTACCACGGGCGCGTCAAGGCGCTCGCCGACGGCGCCCGCGAGGCCGGGCTCACCTTCTAG
- the rpmD gene encoding 50S ribosomal protein L30, with the protein MAAAKLRVTQLKSANGANPKQRDTLRTLGLGKIGSSTERPDQDTVRGALDTVRHLVKVEDG; encoded by the coding sequence ATGGCCGCGGCCAAGCTCAGGGTCACGCAGCTCAAGTCGGCCAACGGCGCCAATCCCAAGCAGCGCGACACCCTGCGCACACTCGGGCTCGGCAAGATCGGCAGCTCCACCGAGCGCCCCGACCAGGACACCGTTCGCGGCGCGCTCGACACCGTCCGCCACCTCGTGAAGGTCGAGGACGGCTGA